A part of Nostoc sp. KVJ3 genomic DNA contains:
- a CDS encoding transcriptional regulator, whose amino-acid sequence MDQYSGTRQKSQRRPRTPDGKFETDYGDSPKRLRSIRLTDEAWEKLLEIAEKNQVTRSEVIEIFARGGELY is encoded by the coding sequence ATGGATCAATATTCAGGCACTAGACAAAAGTCTCAAAGACGACCCCGTACACCAGATGGTAAATTTGAAACAGATTATGGAGATTCACCCAAACGGTTAAGGTCAATTCGCTTAACCGATGAAGCGTGGGAAAAACTACTAGAAATAGCGGAGAAAAATCAAGTAACCAGAAGTGAAGTTATAGAAATTTTCGCTCGCGGTGGCGAGTTATATTAA